TGCGCATCGACGAGCCGATCCTGCATTATCTGGTCGGCCTGCCCTACCACGACCCGCGCCTGAGCCTGCTCGTGCCCGTGCCCCCACCAGCGGGAGAGCTTCTTCCCTCGCAGCAGCGGGCCTGCGTCCGGCTACGTGCCGCCTGGAGCGAGCGGCTTGCCAGCGCGCGCCCCGTCGGCCTCCAGGGCCAGCCTGGTGCGGAGCGCCCGCCGCTCATCGTCCTTGCTGCCGCCCAGGCTCAGGACGGGCTGCGTCTGGCGGCGCGGGCCTGTGAGGAGCTGGGCCTGCGCCTCTTCGCCTTGTCGGCAGCCGACCTGCCCACAGCAGTGAGCGAGCGAGAGCGCTGGGCCCGCCTCTGGGAGCGCCAGGCCATTCTGACAGGCAGTGCCCTTTTCCTGGACTGCAGTCAACTCGCGCCCGAAGACCGTCCCACCCAGCAGGCCGTTGAGCACCTGGCCCGTCTGCTGCAGATGCCGCTGATCCTTGGCTGTCGCGAGGCCAGCGCCCTGCGGCTCTCGCTGGCGCCGGCCTCCCTGGTCAGCATCGAGCTGGAGCCGCCGCCGCTGACCGAGCAAGAGCAGCTCTGGCGACGCGCCCTCAGCGCCCTGCCTCTGGCTGTCGATCTCAACGGCCATGTCGAAGCGCTGGCCATGCAATTCCCCCTCGGCGGGGCCGCCATCGAACGCATCTGCGCCCAGCTTCTGCCCGAACCCGGGAGCCTGGAGTTGCCCGCCGACGAGGTAGCACAGCGCCTCTGGAACGCCTGCCGCCTGCAGGCGCGCCCCGTCCTCGACGACCTGGCCCAGCGCATCCCGCCCGCCGGCGCGAGCTGGGAGCGGCTCGTGTTGCCCGAAGAACAGCTTCGCCTCCTGCGTGACATCGTGGCCCACGTGCGCCAGCGCGCCACCGTCTACGAGCGCTGGGGCTTCGGGCGCCAGGAAGAGGGAGCGCGTGGCCTGGGCATCAGCGCCCTCTTTGCCGGTAGCAGCGGCACCGGCAAAACCCTGGCCGCCGAAGTCATCGCCCACGAGCTACAGCTCGACCTCTATCGCATCGACCTCTCCGCCGTCGTCAGCAAATACATTGGCGAAACCGAAAAGAACCTGCGGCGCATCTTCGACGCCGCCGAAACGGGGGGCGCCGTCCTGCTCTTCGACGAAGCCGACGCCCTCTTTGGCAAGCGCAGCGAAGTCAAAGACAGCCACGACCGCTATGCCAACATCGAAGTCAGCTATCTGCTGCAGCGCATGGAGACCTATCGCGGCCTGGCCATTCTCACCACCAACCTCAAGCATGCTCTGGACCCGGCCTTTCTCCGTCGTCTGCGCTTCATTGTCCACTTTCCCTTTCCCGACCTGGCCATGCGCCTGGAGATCTGGCGGCGTGTCTTTCCAGCAAGCGTGCCGCGCGAAGGGCTGGACCTGGAGAAGCTGGCCCGCCTGCACGTGGCCGGCGGCAACATTCGCAATATCGCCCTCTACGGGGCCTTCCTGGCGGCGGAAGCCGGCGAGCCGCTGCGCATGAGCCACCTCTTGCGCGCCGCCGCCGCCGAGTATGCCAAGCTAGAGAAGCCCCTTACCGAGGCTGAGATCGGAGGCTGGCGATGAGGAAACTGTCCAGAGGCGATGCCGATCATCGACCGCCACAGGTGCAGGCCGAGCTGCCTCTCTGGTCGCCGGGCGTCGAGGAAGAGATCCAGACTGCCGCGGGCGCCGGCGAAAGTCTGGATGCGGCCACGCGCGCCTATATGGAGCCGCGTTTCGGCCACGACTTCAGTCAGGTGCGCATCCATGCCGATGAGCAGGCAGCCGAGGAAGCGCGCGCCCTCAACGCGCGGGCCTACACCGTCGGGCAGGAGATCTTTTTCGGCCAGGGGGAGTATGCACCGCAGAGCGCCGCAGGCCGCTGGCTGCTGGCGCACGAGCTGACGCATGTGGTGCAGCAGAGTGAGACGCTGCAGCAGGCCACGCCTGCCAGCAGCCCTCTCTTTGCGCAGGCTCAGGAGATGCAAGTCAGCGAGCCGGGAGAGCCGCAGGAGCGCGAGGCCACGGCCATCGCCGATCAGGTCCTCAGGGGGCAAGGAGCCCGTGTCACTGTGAGCCAGAGCGCGACGC
This sequence is a window from Thermogemmatispora onikobensis. Protein-coding genes within it:
- a CDS encoding ATP-binding protein — its product is MTMASEASLVSQNQAEAAQRALLVALARVRHALVRHCAHCRGEPEPTSLPEESDPMLGLHQEQAASALQEPAPLQRLCAAFGLSPFERDLLLLCAGVELDSSFAGLCAQAMGLPAGERSQAALPTFSLALAALPEAHWEAITPTAPLRRWLLLTLGVGATITMTPLRIDEPILHYLVGLPYHDPRLSLLVPVPPPAGELLPSQQRACVRLRAAWSERLASARPVGLQGQPGAERPPLIVLAAAQAQDGLRLAARACEELGLRLFALSAADLPTAVSERERWARLWERQAILTGSALFLDCSQLAPEDRPTQQAVEHLARLLQMPLILGCREASALRLSLAPASLVSIELEPPPLTEQEQLWRRALSALPLAVDLNGHVEALAMQFPLGGAAIERICAQLLPEPGSLELPADEVAQRLWNACRLQARPVLDDLAQRIPPAGASWERLVLPEEQLRLLRDIVAHVRQRATVYERWGFGRQEEGARGLGISALFAGSSGTGKTLAAEVIAHELQLDLYRIDLSAVVSKYIGETEKNLRRIFDAAETGGAVLLFDEADALFGKRSEVKDSHDRYANIEVSYLLQRMETYRGLAILTTNLKHALDPAFLRRLRFIVHFPFPDLAMRLEIWRRVFPASVPREGLDLEKLARLHVAGGNIRNIALYGAFLAAEAGEPLRMSHLLRAAAAEYAKLEKPLTEAEIGGWR